The following proteins are co-located in the Dyadobacter chenwenxiniae genome:
- a CDS encoding SusC/RagA family TonB-linked outer membrane protein: MRISTGWTSRATSRFVSSLLLVLITVIGAFAQNVVKGTVKDDQGVALPGVSVVVKGTTAGTVTDNEGVYSVAADRQGTLVFSFIGYLTQEIPVGSKSNIDIKLISDTKALTEVVVVGYGTAKKATLTGSVTAVKGAELEKAPAANLSNTLGGRLPGISAVQASGEPGNDGSAIRIRGTNSLGNSNALIVVDGVPNRSGGLDRINPADIESISVLKDAAAAIYGSRAGNGVILITTKRGKTGKPQLSYDMNFGASQPTRTPEMSNAQEYATIRNELQIYDNLNVGEWGSALTAFNTTGSYKRQDNGNVINAVFSPDDMKKFADGSDPLLHPNTDWYGSVIRKWAPQQRHNLQLTGGSDNIRYLASLGYINQEGYYKNTATAYKQYDMRINLDTKINKYVSANLGLTLREEDRNYPSGGNDAGPIFRMLMRGKPTEIAIWPNGKAGPDIENGQNPAVITTNTTGYERDKRDYIQTNGGLEILIPGVPGLKINTMAALDKQIRRQKNFETPWTLYFWDKKTYEPDGTTPVLTGTVRSTFKDPRLTEASYQELSIQLTGQISYEKSIGSHNFNVMAGVQREKVDGDGFFAFRRYYISPVVDQLFAGGTPEQNIGNSGSVTVNGQTTNNTDLFTRARLSYFGRAGYNFKEKYLAEFLWRVDGSYVFPKEGRFGFFPGVSAGWRVSEENFWKNNVRFMDNVKLRASWGQMGAEPYFLGTETLAEYQYLSTMGLGSYIINDQVAKTLLEARVANKNFTWEVANNSNFGIEGTLLNDKLAFEFDYFVNNRSNILIPKAGSTPSSAGIDGKLPPQNLGKLQNKGWEFKLSYDGNAGDDFRYSVSVNGGYAKNKIKYWDETPGAPVYQRSTGMPYNSFLVYQFDGAFKDQSEIDANKLDYSPITGNLRPGDMKFKDVNGDGKISADDRLRTEKVQRPYFTGGASINLGYKQFDLSVLFQGTLGGLQIVGLTESGDIGNYLKYDFDHRWTIDNPTSEYPRLTNRNNRYYTNTGQAGINNYFLKSNNYLRVKNIELGYNLPSELGSKIGLSKFRVYVNGLNLFTFDKIKVWDPESTNNSGQYYPQARIINAGLRVAF; encoded by the coding sequence ATGAGAATTTCTACTGGATGGACATCTCGTGCTACATCACGTTTTGTCTCTTCTCTTTTACTGGTCCTGATCACAGTGATAGGCGCATTTGCCCAGAATGTGGTCAAAGGAACCGTTAAAGATGATCAAGGAGTGGCCTTACCAGGCGTAAGTGTCGTGGTAAAAGGAACTACCGCCGGAACTGTAACCGACAATGAGGGTGTCTACTCGGTCGCTGCTGATAGACAAGGCACATTAGTCTTTTCATTTATCGGTTACCTGACTCAGGAAATACCTGTGGGCAGCAAATCCAACATTGATATCAAACTTATTTCAGACACCAAGGCATTGACCGAGGTGGTCGTTGTAGGTTATGGTACTGCCAAGAAAGCAACTTTAACTGGTTCTGTTACAGCGGTTAAAGGAGCGGAACTTGAAAAAGCGCCTGCTGCGAACTTATCCAACACACTAGGCGGACGTCTGCCTGGTATTTCGGCAGTTCAGGCGAGTGGTGAACCGGGAAATGACGGTTCTGCCATCCGTATCCGCGGAACGAACTCCCTGGGAAACAGCAATGCGCTGATCGTTGTGGATGGAGTTCCCAACCGTAGTGGTGGTTTGGACCGTATTAACCCGGCCGATATCGAAAGTATTTCAGTTTTGAAGGATGCTGCGGCAGCGATTTACGGTTCACGTGCGGGTAACGGGGTAATCCTGATCACTACCAAGCGTGGAAAAACAGGCAAGCCACAGTTGTCATACGACATGAACTTCGGTGCTTCCCAGCCAACCAGAACGCCTGAAATGTCTAACGCGCAGGAGTACGCAACGATCCGGAACGAGCTCCAAATTTATGATAACCTTAATGTTGGGGAGTGGGGCAGTGCATTAACAGCCTTTAACACAACAGGTTCTTACAAAAGGCAGGATAACGGGAATGTGATCAATGCGGTTTTCAGCCCTGATGATATGAAAAAATTCGCCGACGGTTCTGATCCGCTTTTGCACCCAAACACAGACTGGTACGGCTCTGTGATCCGCAAATGGGCACCGCAGCAACGCCACAATCTGCAATTAACAGGTGGAAGCGATAACATTCGATATCTGGCTTCTCTGGGTTACATCAATCAGGAAGGTTATTATAAAAACACTGCGACCGCTTACAAGCAGTATGATATGCGTATCAATCTGGATACAAAAATCAACAAGTACGTGTCTGCAAATTTGGGCCTTACATTGCGCGAAGAGGATCGTAATTACCCAAGTGGTGGAAACGACGCAGGTCCGATCTTCCGGATGCTGATGCGCGGTAAGCCAACTGAAATAGCGATCTGGCCAAACGGAAAAGCGGGTCCTGACATTGAAAACGGTCAGAACCCTGCGGTTATCACAACCAACACAACTGGTTACGAGCGCGACAAAAGGGATTATATCCAAACAAACGGAGGTCTTGAAATTCTGATCCCTGGCGTACCGGGATTGAAGATCAATACAATGGCAGCATTGGATAAGCAAATCCGCCGCCAGAAAAACTTCGAAACGCCCTGGACATTGTATTTCTGGGATAAGAAAACCTACGAACCGGATGGCACAACGCCGGTTTTGACAGGAACAGTTCGTTCTACATTCAAAGACCCACGTTTGACCGAGGCTTCTTATCAGGAATTATCCATTCAGTTGACGGGACAGATTTCTTATGAGAAATCAATCGGGTCGCACAACTTCAATGTAATGGCGGGTGTACAACGTGAAAAAGTGGATGGTGATGGTTTCTTTGCATTCCGTCGTTACTACATTTCTCCGGTTGTGGACCAGCTTTTCGCGGGCGGAACGCCTGAGCAAAACATTGGTAACTCTGGTTCCGTTACGGTAAATGGCCAGACTACCAATAATACGGACCTATTTACCAGAGCCCGGTTGAGTTATTTCGGTCGTGCCGGGTATAACTTCAAAGAAAAATATTTGGCCGAGTTCTTATGGCGCGTCGATGGTTCTTATGTGTTTCCAAAAGAAGGCCGTTTCGGTTTCTTCCCTGGGGTTTCTGCGGGATGGAGAGTTTCGGAAGAAAATTTCTGGAAAAACAATGTACGGTTCATGGACAACGTGAAACTGCGTGCTTCATGGGGGCAAATGGGTGCTGAGCCTTATTTCCTTGGAACTGAAACACTTGCGGAATATCAGTATTTGTCAACAATGGGCCTTGGTAGCTACATTATCAATGACCAGGTTGCTAAAACATTGCTTGAAGCACGTGTCGCCAACAAAAACTTCACGTGGGAGGTTGCCAACAACTCCAACTTCGGTATTGAAGGAACATTGCTGAATGATAAACTTGCATTTGAATTTGATTATTTCGTAAACAATCGTTCTAATATCCTGATCCCAAAAGCGGGCTCAACGCCTTCTTCTGCGGGTATCGACGGAAAGCTGCCTCCTCAAAACCTGGGTAAACTTCAAAATAAAGGATGGGAGTTCAAGTTGAGCTATGATGGCAATGCGGGTGACGATTTCAGATACTCAGTAAGTGTGAATGGTGGTTATGCCAAAAACAAGATCAAATACTGGGACGAAACCCCAGGCGCGCCTGTTTACCAGCGTTCAACAGGAATGCCGTACAACTCATTCCTTGTTTACCAATTCGACGGAGCATTTAAAGATCAAAGCGAAATCGATGCCAACAAACTGGACTACTCACCTATTACGGGTAACCTGAGACCTGGTGATATGAAATTCAAAGACGTGAATGGTGATGGTAAAATCAGCGCCGATGACCGTTTGAGAACTGAAAAAGTACAACGTCCCTATTTCACGGGCGGTGCCTCTATCAACCTGGGTTACAAACAATTTGACCTTTCTGTATTGTTCCAGGGAACGCTGGGAGGACTGCAAATTGTAGGTCTTACCGAGTCCGGTGACATTGGTAACTACTTGAAATACGACTTCGACCACCGTTGGACAATTGATAACCCAACCAGCGAATATCCACGTTTGACCAACCGTAACAACAGGTATTATACCAACACAGGACAAGCTGGTATTAACAACTACTTCCTGAAAAGCAACAATTACCTGCGTGTGAAGAACATTGAGCTAGGCTATAACCTGCCATCTGAGCTTGGTTCGAAAATCGGGTTGAGCAAATTCCGGGTCTACGTGAATGGATTGAACTTGTTCACTTTCGATAAAATCAAGGTCTGGGATCCGGAATCCACCAATAACAGTGGCCAATACTATCCACAGGCAAGAATTATCAACGCCGGTCTACGTGTAGCATTTTAA
- a CDS encoding vanadium-dependent haloperoxidase, which yields MKLRLLSIICISFAVGCTKNVSPDEYNAKAADPKIFHETATHLTDVIIHDIFKPPVASRIYSYSFLAAYEALAPGYPEYQSLGGQLVKFTVPPRPDSSLAYCYPLASIKAFTTVGRTLTFSGNMWDDYEKGLFEKYREMGIPEDVFERSTAYGDSVAKHVLAYSAKDHYKEIRGYRYTVTNAPGTWVPTPPAYADACEPMWNTVRTFALDSVTQFRCPPPAKYDLDKKSKFMELAMEVYNTGKSLTDEQKATAYFWDDNAFVTNVVGHAMFANKKMTPAGHWLAIIRTVATDKKLDLIRSTETYTLGALSLFDAFSACWDEKYRTVRIRPETVINNNWDPNWRPFLETPAFPEYVSGHSSISAACGVVLTHLIGDNVAFTDTTEKKYGHGIKSFKSFKEAYWDASISRVYGGIHYRDGVEQGTYLGEKVGENVWRRAVTKKGRHEIATN from the coding sequence ATGAAATTGCGTTTACTCTCCATTATATGTATTTCGTTTGCCGTCGGTTGTACCAAAAATGTGTCACCGGACGAATACAATGCTAAGGCAGCCGATCCTAAAATATTCCATGAAACTGCCACGCACCTTACCGACGTGATCATTCATGACATTTTCAAACCTCCCGTTGCCAGCAGGATTTATAGCTATTCATTTTTAGCTGCATATGAGGCGCTTGCTCCGGGTTATCCTGAATATCAGTCGCTTGGCGGGCAGCTTGTGAAGTTTACAGTGCCTCCAAGGCCGGACTCTTCACTGGCCTACTGTTATCCGTTAGCCAGTATCAAGGCATTTACAACGGTAGGACGGACACTCACATTCTCGGGAAATATGTGGGACGATTATGAAAAAGGGTTGTTTGAAAAATATCGGGAAATGGGCATCCCAGAAGATGTTTTTGAACGCTCAACCGCATACGGTGACTCGGTGGCCAAACATGTACTCGCATATTCTGCAAAAGATCATTATAAAGAAATACGCGGTTATCGCTATACGGTTACAAATGCACCCGGAACCTGGGTGCCTACGCCGCCTGCATATGCGGACGCATGCGAGCCGATGTGGAACACGGTCCGGACATTTGCGCTTGACTCAGTGACACAGTTCCGCTGCCCGCCTCCCGCCAAATATGACCTGGACAAAAAAAGCAAGTTTATGGAGCTGGCTATGGAAGTGTACAACACCGGGAAGTCATTAACCGACGAACAGAAGGCCACGGCTTATTTCTGGGACGATAATGCGTTTGTAACCAATGTGGTTGGTCACGCTATGTTTGCCAACAAAAAAATGACACCGGCCGGGCATTGGCTTGCGATCATCAGAACGGTGGCTACCGATAAGAAACTGGATCTGATACGTTCTACCGAAACATATACTTTGGGCGCACTCTCATTATTTGATGCGTTTTCAGCGTGCTGGGATGAAAAATACCGAACGGTGCGGATTCGTCCGGAGACGGTGATCAATAACAACTGGGATCCTAATTGGAGACCATTCCTCGAAACGCCCGCTTTCCCTGAATATGTAAGCGGTCATAGTAGTATTTCGGCTGCTTGCGGAGTTGTGCTAACCCATTTGATCGGGGACAATGTAGCGTTCACCGACACGACCGAAAAGAAATACGGCCATGGCATTAAGTCTTTTAAATCATTCAAAGAAGCTTACTGGGACGCTTCCATCAGCAGAGTTTACGGCGGCATACATTACCGCGACGGCGTCGAGCAAGGCACTTATCTGGGTGAAAAGGTCGGTGAAAATGTTTGGAGACGTGCCGTTACCAAGAAAGGCCGGCACGAAATTGCTACAAATTAA
- the nadB gene encoding L-aspartate oxidase produces MPQFDFLIIGSGIAGLSYAAKLARHFDELKQETSIAVITKVQADETNTKYAQGGIAVVWAESDSFEKHIQDTMDAGDEVNKRNIVEIVVREAPQRIQELIDYGTRFDKEKGGEYDLAKEGGHSDNRILHFKDITGAEIERALLEEVNRHKSIQVFTHYYAVELITQHHLGETVYRYREDIQCYGAYVLNRQTGEVEKFLAKTTMLATGGIGNIYQSTTNPTIATGDGIAMAYRAKGICDNMEFIQFHPTSFYQPGQKPSFLISEAVRGFGGILKRADGSTFMELYDERLSLAPRDIVARAIDSEMKKNGVDHVYLDVRHLDYEKFLEHFPNITEYCLKSGIDVRKDMIPVVPAQHYMCGGIKVNEWGKTNINFLYAVGECSCTGLHGSNRLASNSLLEAVVFGHRAYESTVESFNKAITPENIPEWDDSGTTHPEEQVLVTEMTRELNSIMSNYVGIVRTDRRMRRAYDRLELLHKEHEQLYRESKVSVAICELRNMISVSYLIIKMAMARRENIGLHYNSDNVRSDRGDSGRPNLNRINL; encoded by the coding sequence ATGCCCCAATTCGATTTCCTGATTATCGGTTCCGGAATTGCCGGACTAAGTTATGCAGCCAAACTGGCAAGACATTTTGACGAATTAAAGCAGGAAACCTCCATTGCTGTCATTACCAAAGTGCAGGCGGATGAAACCAACACCAAATACGCTCAAGGCGGAATTGCAGTGGTTTGGGCCGAATCGGATTCGTTTGAAAAGCACATTCAGGATACAATGGATGCGGGGGACGAGGTGAATAAACGGAACATTGTTGAGATCGTGGTGCGCGAAGCGCCGCAGCGCATTCAGGAGCTCATTGATTACGGAACACGATTTGATAAGGAAAAAGGCGGGGAATATGATCTTGCCAAAGAAGGAGGACATTCGGATAACCGTATTCTGCATTTCAAAGACATTACCGGAGCCGAAATCGAGCGTGCGTTGCTCGAAGAAGTTAACAGGCACAAAAGCATTCAGGTTTTTACACATTATTATGCTGTGGAGCTCATTACGCAGCACCATTTGGGCGAAACCGTTTACCGCTACCGTGAGGACATTCAATGCTACGGTGCTTATGTGCTGAACCGGCAGACGGGCGAGGTGGAAAAATTCTTAGCTAAAACCACGATGCTGGCCACAGGCGGGATTGGGAATATCTACCAAAGTACAACCAATCCGACCATTGCAACCGGCGACGGCATTGCCATGGCTTACCGCGCGAAAGGTATTTGCGATAACATGGAGTTTATCCAATTCCATCCTACCAGTTTTTATCAGCCAGGTCAAAAACCATCATTCCTCATTTCCGAAGCTGTTCGGGGATTTGGAGGTATTTTAAAGAGAGCAGACGGCAGCACGTTCATGGAGCTGTACGACGAACGCCTCTCCCTGGCGCCTCGCGACATTGTGGCCCGCGCTATTGACTCGGAAATGAAAAAAAATGGTGTTGACCACGTTTACCTGGACGTGCGCCATCTGGACTATGAGAAATTTTTGGAACATTTCCCGAACATCACCGAATACTGTCTCAAATCAGGCATTGACGTCCGAAAAGATATGATCCCGGTTGTGCCGGCTCAGCATTATATGTGCGGCGGAATTAAAGTGAATGAATGGGGCAAGACTAATATTAACTTTCTATACGCAGTTGGCGAATGTTCCTGCACTGGTTTGCATGGATCTAACCGACTCGCTTCCAACTCCTTACTGGAAGCTGTAGTGTTTGGGCACAGGGCTTACGAAAGCACCGTCGAAAGTTTCAACAAAGCAATTACACCTGAAAATATCCCTGAATGGGATGATTCGGGCACGACACATCCCGAAGAGCAGGTTTTGGTCACCGAGATGACGAGGGAATTGAATAGCATAATGTCCAATTACGTCGGCATTGTACGAACGGACAGGCGTATGAGGCGTGCATACGACCGTTTGGAATTGCTGCACAAAGAGCACGAGCAACTTTACCGGGAATCCAAAGTTTCCGTGGCGATTTGCGAGCTTCGGAACATGATCTCGGTTTCTTATCTGATCATAAAAATGGCAATGGCCCGACGCGAGAACATCGGGCTGCATTATAATTCTGATAATGTGCGTTCAGATCGGGGCGATTCTGGCCGCCCCAATTTAAACAGAATTAATTTGTAG
- the nadA gene encoding quinolinate synthase NadA, with the protein MTTIEEQVNRYGYVTEAVADDIDLIAEINRLKKEKNAVILAHYYVDAEIQDLADYIGDSLGLSQQAAATEADMIVFCGVHFMGETAKVLSPNKKVVIPDLNAGCSLADSAPADKFAAFKAQYPDHIVISYINCSAEIKALTDIVCTSSNALQIVESLPKDQKIIFAPDANLGRYVAHKTGREMVLWDGACIVHIDISREKLKQLRDDNPDALLIAHPECKEDILMQADFVSSTTGLLKFVKESPHEKFIVATEAGILHKMKQSVPDKKLIPAPGSDNNTCACSECPYMKMNTLEKVYNALLYEQPEIIVPEDIRLKAYKSVARMLELSKGI; encoded by the coding sequence ATGACAACTATTGAAGAGCAGGTTAACCGTTACGGTTATGTCACCGAAGCTGTTGCTGATGATATTGATCTGATTGCGGAGATTAACCGGTTAAAAAAGGAAAAGAACGCTGTGATCCTCGCACACTATTATGTAGATGCGGAAATTCAGGATCTGGCGGATTACATTGGTGACAGCCTGGGACTTTCGCAGCAGGCAGCAGCCACGGAAGCGGATATGATCGTTTTCTGCGGCGTGCATTTCATGGGCGAAACGGCCAAGGTTTTAAGTCCGAATAAAAAGGTGGTCATTCCTGACCTGAATGCAGGCTGCTCCCTCGCAGACTCAGCTCCGGCAGACAAATTCGCAGCATTCAAAGCGCAATATCCCGATCACATTGTGATCAGCTACATCAACTGCTCGGCTGAAATTAAAGCCTTAACGGACATTGTCTGCACCTCTTCCAATGCATTGCAGATCGTCGAAAGTTTACCAAAAGATCAAAAGATCATTTTCGCACCGGATGCCAATTTGGGAAGATACGTTGCGCACAAAACGGGCCGCGAAATGGTGTTATGGGATGGCGCCTGCATTGTGCACATTGATATTTCCAGAGAAAAGCTCAAACAACTGCGCGACGATAACCCCGATGCGTTGCTTATCGCACATCCCGAATGCAAGGAAGACATTCTGATGCAGGCTGACTTTGTAAGCTCTACAACTGGTTTATTAAAATTTGTAAAAGAATCTCCGCACGAGAAATTCATCGTTGCCACCGAAGCAGGGATTTTGCATAAAATGAAACAATCGGTTCCTGACAAGAAACTGATCCCAGCTCCCGGCTCGGATAATAACACCTGCGCCTGTTCAGAATGTCCGTACATGAAAATGAACACATTAGAGAAGGTGTATAATGCACTTTTGTACGAACAACCAGAAATCATCGTTCCCGAAGACATTCGCTTAAAAGCATATAAGTCCGTTGCCCGTATGCTGGAACTGAGTAAAGGAATATAA
- a CDS encoding inorganic phosphate transporter, producing the protein MFGLETDIFILLAFSILAACAFEFVNGFHDTANAVATVIYTNSLKPNVAVIWSGFMNFCGVFLGGIAVAMGIVNLLPVELLIDQNVYHSAAMVFSLLFSAIIWNLGTWYFGLPSSSSHTLIGSILGVGLAFTFMPENTQGAGVNWTKAQELFTSLLTSPIFGFALAIIIMFILRRMLSKPLREVVFSEPKKNQPPPLWIRAILITTCTLVSFFHGSNDGQKGVGLVMLILIGIVPAHFALDNSIDPAGMKTDLAGIERAVSTIDSSRLSVSDRQHLYTIKSEIDTLNQQISKPLVDKKLPLEDRMDARRSLLLISRNLKTILDNGHANLNVEDKAFLKMQSGSETGIRRYTDYAPDWVILMISLSLGLGTMVGWKRIVVTIGEKIGKQHLTYAQGASAELVAASTIGVSSYLGLPVSTTHVLSSGIAGSMVASKGVKNLQGGTIRNIVIAWVLTLPVTMLLSGTLYVFFRWIL; encoded by the coding sequence ATGTTTGGTCTTGAAACCGACATTTTTATCCTCCTCGCTTTTAGTATTTTAGCGGCCTGTGCATTCGAGTTTGTAAATGGTTTCCACGATACCGCCAACGCCGTTGCCACTGTTATTTATACCAATTCATTAAAGCCCAATGTAGCCGTAATCTGGTCGGGTTTTATGAATTTCTGCGGTGTGTTTCTTGGTGGAATAGCCGTTGCGATGGGAATTGTCAATTTGCTTCCTGTTGAATTACTAATTGATCAGAATGTCTACCATAGCGCCGCTATGGTTTTTTCTTTGCTTTTCAGTGCCATTATCTGGAACCTCGGGACCTGGTATTTTGGCTTGCCAAGTTCCAGTTCGCACACATTAATAGGCTCCATTTTAGGTGTAGGGCTTGCATTTACATTCATGCCTGAAAACACACAAGGGGCTGGCGTTAACTGGACCAAAGCGCAGGAATTGTTTACCTCGTTGCTCACTTCCCCGATCTTCGGTTTTGCACTGGCGATTATTATCATGTTCATTCTGCGGAGAATGCTTTCCAAGCCGCTCCGCGAGGTTGTGTTTAGTGAGCCAAAGAAAAATCAGCCGCCTCCGCTTTGGATCAGGGCTATTTTGATTACAACCTGCACGCTTGTAAGCTTTTTCCACGGTTCTAATGATGGACAAAAAGGCGTGGGGCTTGTAATGCTGATCCTGATTGGCATTGTTCCTGCACATTTTGCATTGGACAACAGTATCGACCCAGCGGGAATGAAAACGGATCTGGCTGGCATTGAACGCGCAGTGAGTACAATTGATTCTTCCAGATTGTCGGTTTCCGACCGCCAGCATCTTTACACCATCAAATCAGAAATCGATACGCTGAACCAGCAGATCAGCAAGCCACTTGTGGACAAAAAACTGCCTTTGGAAGACCGTATGGATGCCCGCCGTTCCCTTTTGCTGATCAGCCGGAATTTGAAAACAATTCTGGATAATGGACATGCTAATTTGAATGTGGAAGACAAAGCATTTTTGAAAATGCAGTCTGGCAGCGAAACAGGGATCAGAAGGTATACGGACTATGCTCCGGATTGGGTGATTTTGATGATCTCGCTATCGCTTGGGCTTGGAACAATGGTGGGCTGGAAAAGGATCGTGGTTACGATTGGTGAGAAAATTGGCAAGCAACACCTTACTTACGCACAAGGCGCTTCTGCTGAGCTTGTTGCAGCGAGTACAATTGGTGTTTCGTCCTATTTAGGGCTTCCCGTGAGCACGACACACGTGCTTTCCTCTGGGATCGCGGGTTCGATGGTTGCGAGCAAAGGCGTTAAGAACCTGCAAGGGGGAACGATCCGGAATATCGTGATTGCCTGGGTGTTAACATTGCCGGTTACCATGCTTCTGTCTGGAACGCTTTACGTGTTTTTCCGCTGGATATTATAA
- the rlmN gene encoding 23S rRNA (adenine(2503)-C(2))-methyltransferase RlmN, protein MIEINKRQDIRKMDVEQLKSWLATHGEKGFRAKQIFEWIWKKSAHSFDEMTNLSLATRQLLNEHFLIHSLDIAKQQQSNDGTIKSAFKLFDGNLVEGVLIPAADRMTACVSSQVGCSLTCKFCATGYMDRKRNLEAGEIYDQVVAIARQAEGSFKAPLTNIVYMGMGEPLLNYANVLESIAHITSPEGLNMSPRRITVSTAGIAKMIKKLGDDEVKFRLALSLHAANDVKRNQIMPINESNSLDNLAEALNYFYKKTGNRITFEYIVFNNFNDTLQDAKELWEFTKRVPARVNIIEYNPIAEADFKNTEADRLDKFAAFLEDRGVSVHVRRSRGKDIDAACGQLANKEAA, encoded by the coding sequence ATGATTGAAATTAATAAAAGGCAGGATATCCGGAAAATGGACGTTGAACAGCTCAAAAGCTGGCTTGCAACGCATGGAGAAAAAGGTTTTCGTGCCAAACAAATATTTGAATGGATCTGGAAAAAATCTGCCCATTCTTTTGATGAAATGACAAACCTGTCGCTCGCTACACGCCAGTTACTGAACGAACACTTCCTCATACATTCGCTGGACATTGCCAAACAACAGCAAAGCAACGACGGCACCATTAAATCTGCATTCAAACTTTTTGACGGCAATCTGGTCGAAGGCGTTTTAATCCCTGCGGCCGATCGCATGACGGCTTGCGTAAGCAGCCAGGTGGGTTGCTCGCTGACGTGCAAATTCTGCGCTACGGGTTATATGGACCGTAAACGCAATCTGGAAGCGGGAGAAATTTACGATCAGGTCGTAGCGATTGCGAGACAAGCGGAAGGAAGTTTCAAAGCACCATTGACCAACATTGTATATATGGGCATGGGCGAACCTTTGCTTAATTATGCCAATGTGCTGGAATCTATCGCACACATCACATCTCCGGAAGGTCTGAACATGTCACCCAGACGTATCACGGTTTCAACTGCGGGCATTGCCAAAATGATTAAAAAGCTGGGGGATGACGAAGTGAAGTTCAGGCTTGCATTATCGTTGCACGCAGCCAATGATGTGAAAAGAAACCAGATTATGCCCATCAATGAGTCCAATTCGCTGGATAACCTGGCTGAGGCCTTAAATTACTTTTACAAGAAAACAGGCAACCGGATCACGTTCGAATATATTGTTTTCAACAATTTCAATGACACTCTGCAGGACGCGAAAGAGTTGTGGGAATTTACAAAACGTGTCCCAGCCCGCGTAAACATCATTGAATACAACCCAATCGCGGAGGCTGATTTTAAAAACACAGAAGCAGACCGATTAGATAAATTTGCAGCCTTTCTGGAAGATAGAGGCGTTTCCGTGCATGTGCGCAGAAGTCGCGGCAAAGACATTGACGCAGCTTGCGGCCAGTTGGCCAATAAAGAGGCAGCTTAA
- a CDS encoding CvpA family protein has translation MKLLDVLILLPLLWGALHGYRKGLLIEIIGIAGLVIAMILGFKFLGLGMEILTPYFSDSVAKKILPYVGFSAIFFPTIFLLNQFGYSIRRSLRFSILGTFDSVAGGMVGVLTWVFGISVFFWLVNAIGVKIPSHRTDDTYLYPLVVPVAPNLITKALTLMPSGTELIKEWKREYLDDDKPDDDKEEVTTEES, from the coding sequence ATGAAATTATTGGATGTTCTCATCCTTCTTCCGCTCCTTTGGGGAGCATTACATGGTTATCGCAAAGGACTTTTGATCGAAATTATCGGCATTGCCGGTCTTGTGATCGCCATGATTTTAGGTTTCAAATTCTTAGGGTTGGGAATGGAAATTCTTACGCCTTATTTCAGTGACAGTGTGGCCAAGAAAATCCTGCCTTATGTTGGGTTTTCGGCCATTTTCTTTCCTACTATATTCCTGTTAAACCAATTTGGTTATTCCATCCGAAGATCGCTTCGTTTTTCTATTTTAGGAACATTCGACAGTGTGGCCGGTGGGATGGTTGGCGTGCTGACCTGGGTTTTCGGGATCAGTGTTTTCTTTTGGCTTGTGAATGCGATTGGTGTGAAAATCCCGTCGCATAGGACGGACGACACTTATCTTTATCCGCTCGTTGTCCCCGTTGCGCCAAACCTGATCACCAAAGCACTCACATTGATGCCCTCCGGGACGGAGTTAATTAAGGAATGGAAGCGAGAATATCTGGATGATGATAAACCCGACGATGATAAAGAGGAAGTTACCACGGAGGAATCGTAA
- a CDS encoding GatB/YqeY domain-containing protein, protein MSLKTDVESGIKDAMRAKDQDTLRALRAIKSLILLEEETKGGATGELTADDELKLLTKAAKQRRESADIYKSQNRPDLLEKEEAELAIIEQFLPKQLTEDEVKAKLQDIITRVGASSPADMGKVMGVATKELAGQADGRVVSTLVKSLLA, encoded by the coding sequence ATGTCACTAAAAACAGACGTCGAATCAGGCATTAAGGATGCTATGCGGGCCAAAGATCAGGATACATTGCGGGCTTTGCGTGCGATTAAGTCGCTTATTCTTTTAGAAGAAGAAACAAAAGGCGGCGCAACAGGCGAACTGACTGCGGATGACGAACTTAAACTGCTTACGAAGGCAGCCAAGCAACGCAGGGAGTCGGCGGACATTTACAAATCACAAAACCGCCCGGACCTGCTGGAAAAAGAAGAAGCTGAACTGGCTATCATAGAGCAATTCCTGCCGAAACAGCTTACAGAGGACGAGGTGAAAGCTAAATTGCAGGACATTATCACCCGTGTAGGCGCTTCTTCACCCGCGGATATGGGCAAAGTAATGGGCGTGGCAACCAAAGAATTGGCAGGACAGGCAGACGGACGTGTGGTTTCAACTTTGGTAAAGAGCTTGTTAGCATGA